One genomic region from Vanacampus margaritifer isolate UIUO_Vmar chromosome 2, RoL_Vmar_1.0, whole genome shotgun sequence encodes:
- the nucb1 gene encoding nucleobindin-1 isoform X1 has product MPLRRRMKLEGVSVLLLLAVSALSVPIDRKEVHQEVKDGEQEENMDTGLYYDRYLREVIEVLETDPHFREKLQTANTEDIKNGRLSKELDLVSHNVRTRLDELKRQEVSRLRMLLKAKLDSTNTQSLQMDHTALLKQFEHLDPHNQNAFEAKDLELLISTATKDLENYDAERHEEFKRYEMLKEHERREYLKGLDQEKREKEEQRMQELKDKHRQHPKVNAPGSVAQLREVWEETDRLDPKEFNPKTFFKLHDTNEDGVLDEQELEALFTKELEKVYDPKNEEDDMMEMEEERLRMREHIMKNVDTNKDRLVSLDEFLKSTEKKEFNTPKEWETLDAKPAYTEEELQRFEAEIRDKEEELKRRADTLRQEQELLKERGKALEAQRREYQQAVLEMSQRQKQPAADGQPPAGPQAELQFQPPQHEDKGKVAVVENVEDAQVRSNLPAEPPQNLPAHT; this is encoded by the exons ATGCCCCTGCG CAGAAGGATGAAGTTGGAAGGTGTCTCGGTTCTGCTGCTTCTTGCCGTCTCTGCGTTGTCAGTGCCCATTGACCGCAAAGAGGTCCACCAGGAAGTCAAAGATGGAGAACAAGAGGAGAACATG GACACGGGTCTGTACTACGATCGATACCTCCGAGAGGTGATTGAGGTCCTGGAGACGGACCCTCACTTCCGGGAAAAACTGCAGACGGCCAACACGGAGGACATCAAGAACGGTCGCCTGAGCAAAGAGCTAGACCTGGTCAGTCACAACGTCAGGACGCGTCTGGATGAGCTGAAGCGGCAGGAGGTGTCGCGGCTCAGGATGCTGCTCAAAGCCAAGCTAGATAGCACCAACACGCAGA GTCTGCAGATGGACCATACCGCGCTGCTCAAGCAGTTTGAACATCTGGACCCGCACAACCAGAATGCCTTTGAGGCCAAAGACCTGGAGCTGCTCATTTCCACG GCTACCAAAGACCTGGAAAACTATGATGCTGAGCGACACGAGGAGTTCAAGCGTTACGAGATGCTGAAGGAGCACGAGAGGCGCGAGTACCTGAAGGGTCTGGACCAGGAGAAGCGGGAGAAGGAGGAACAGCGCATGCAGGAGCTCAAGGACAAACATCGACAACACCCCAAAGTCAATGCTCCA GGCAGCGTGGCTCAGCTGAGGGAAGTCTGGGAGGAGACAGACAGACTGGACCCCAAAGAGTTCAATCCCAAGACCTTCTTCAAGCTTCATG ACACCAACGAGGACGGTGTTCTGGACGAGCAGGAGCTGGAGGCGCTTTTCACCAAAGAG CTGGAGAAAGTGTACGACCCCAAGAACGAGGAAGACGACATGATGGAGATGGAGGAGGAGCGGCTGAGGATGAGGGAGCATATCATGAAGAAC GTTGACACTAACAAAGATCGACTGGTGAGTCTGGATGAGTTCCTCAAGTCCACCGAGAAGAAGGAGTTCAACACCCCCAAAGAATGGGAG ACTTTGGACGCCAAGCCGGCATACACCGAGGAGGAGCTGCAGCGTTTTGAGGCAGAGATCCGTGACAAGGAAGAGGAGCTGAAGAGGAGGGCGGACACGCTACGGCAGGAGCAGGAGCTGCTGAAGGAGAGAGGAAAAGCCCTGGAGGCCCAGAGGAGGGAGTACCAGCAG GCCGTGCTGGAGATGTCGCAGAGGCAGAAGCAACCAGCAGCTGACGGACAGCCGCCGGCTGGGCCTCAAGCAGAGCTTCAGTTCCAGCCCCCACAACATGAAGATAAAG GAAAAGTTGCTGTTGTGGAAAACGTTGAAGATGCCCAAGTGCGGAGTAACCTGCCTGCCGAACCGCCACAGAACCTTCCTGCACACACTTga
- the nucb1 gene encoding nucleobindin-1 isoform X2 gives MPLRRMKLEGVSVLLLLAVSALSVPIDRKEVHQEVKDGEQEENMDTGLYYDRYLREVIEVLETDPHFREKLQTANTEDIKNGRLSKELDLVSHNVRTRLDELKRQEVSRLRMLLKAKLDSTNTQSLQMDHTALLKQFEHLDPHNQNAFEAKDLELLISTATKDLENYDAERHEEFKRYEMLKEHERREYLKGLDQEKREKEEQRMQELKDKHRQHPKVNAPGSVAQLREVWEETDRLDPKEFNPKTFFKLHDTNEDGVLDEQELEALFTKELEKVYDPKNEEDDMMEMEEERLRMREHIMKNVDTNKDRLVSLDEFLKSTEKKEFNTPKEWETLDAKPAYTEEELQRFEAEIRDKEEELKRRADTLRQEQELLKERGKALEAQRREYQQAVLEMSQRQKQPAADGQPPAGPQAELQFQPPQHEDKGKVAVVENVEDAQVRSNLPAEPPQNLPAHT, from the exons ATGCCCCTGCG AAGGATGAAGTTGGAAGGTGTCTCGGTTCTGCTGCTTCTTGCCGTCTCTGCGTTGTCAGTGCCCATTGACCGCAAAGAGGTCCACCAGGAAGTCAAAGATGGAGAACAAGAGGAGAACATG GACACGGGTCTGTACTACGATCGATACCTCCGAGAGGTGATTGAGGTCCTGGAGACGGACCCTCACTTCCGGGAAAAACTGCAGACGGCCAACACGGAGGACATCAAGAACGGTCGCCTGAGCAAAGAGCTAGACCTGGTCAGTCACAACGTCAGGACGCGTCTGGATGAGCTGAAGCGGCAGGAGGTGTCGCGGCTCAGGATGCTGCTCAAAGCCAAGCTAGATAGCACCAACACGCAGA GTCTGCAGATGGACCATACCGCGCTGCTCAAGCAGTTTGAACATCTGGACCCGCACAACCAGAATGCCTTTGAGGCCAAAGACCTGGAGCTGCTCATTTCCACG GCTACCAAAGACCTGGAAAACTATGATGCTGAGCGACACGAGGAGTTCAAGCGTTACGAGATGCTGAAGGAGCACGAGAGGCGCGAGTACCTGAAGGGTCTGGACCAGGAGAAGCGGGAGAAGGAGGAACAGCGCATGCAGGAGCTCAAGGACAAACATCGACAACACCCCAAAGTCAATGCTCCA GGCAGCGTGGCTCAGCTGAGGGAAGTCTGGGAGGAGACAGACAGACTGGACCCCAAAGAGTTCAATCCCAAGACCTTCTTCAAGCTTCATG ACACCAACGAGGACGGTGTTCTGGACGAGCAGGAGCTGGAGGCGCTTTTCACCAAAGAG CTGGAGAAAGTGTACGACCCCAAGAACGAGGAAGACGACATGATGGAGATGGAGGAGGAGCGGCTGAGGATGAGGGAGCATATCATGAAGAAC GTTGACACTAACAAAGATCGACTGGTGAGTCTGGATGAGTTCCTCAAGTCCACCGAGAAGAAGGAGTTCAACACCCCCAAAGAATGGGAG ACTTTGGACGCCAAGCCGGCATACACCGAGGAGGAGCTGCAGCGTTTTGAGGCAGAGATCCGTGACAAGGAAGAGGAGCTGAAGAGGAGGGCGGACACGCTACGGCAGGAGCAGGAGCTGCTGAAGGAGAGAGGAAAAGCCCTGGAGGCCCAGAGGAGGGAGTACCAGCAG GCCGTGCTGGAGATGTCGCAGAGGCAGAAGCAACCAGCAGCTGACGGACAGCCGCCGGCTGGGCCTCAAGCAGAGCTTCAGTTCCAGCCCCCACAACATGAAGATAAAG GAAAAGTTGCTGTTGTGGAAAACGTTGAAGATGCCCAAGTGCGGAGTAACCTGCCTGCCGAACCGCCACAGAACCTTCCTGCACACACTTga